A window of Calypte anna isolate BGI_N300 chromosome 5A, bCalAnn1_v1.p, whole genome shotgun sequence genomic DNA:
ggtactcgagcacagatcctatgaggagaggctgagggagctgggggtgttcagcctggagaagaggaggctcaggggagacctcatcactctctacaactccctgaaaggaggttggagccaggtgggggttggtctcttttcccagacgactctcaacaagacaagagggcacggtctcaagttgtgccaggggaggtttaggttggatattagaaagaatttctttaccaagagggtgatcaggcattggaatgggctgccctgggaagtagtggattctccatccctggaggtatttaaaaagagactggatgtggcacctgcttttctccagactaaataaCCCCAGTTGTTCTCTTAACTCtacaccagctttgttgctctcCTAAGTGCCCTGGTCCAGAAATACAAAACATCTCATGGGCCTTAGGAAACAAATCTGTAACTTGACTACTTCTTCACTAGATGTCTCTCTGGTCCTGAGTTTAGTGTGTTACTGCTGAAACCAAAGAGTGATTACAATTGAGAGAGataatttgattaattttttttgctattattgAAAATACTTCAGATACCGTCTTAAAATCTTCttaatttaaatgaatttttatagtctttttttttatttaaacctcACAAGAAGTAATGCACTGCTGCTTGAATTTCAGTCATTGAAACGCATGGAATTAGTTACatgtaaattaatttaacaCCTAAACTACACAGTTATAACAAGAAGTGAAATTATTTACATTGTGTAATACTGCACTACagttaattaatgttttttatataGTCTGTGGATTTTTAAGCAATGGTTTTGCCACATTTTGTCATAGATCAGTGTCTGCTTGCAATTTCTCCTGTTCTGTTTTTATTCAGAATTAGAGAGATTTGAGTTTTGAATTATTGAAGGGTGAgactttgttgtttgttttgcagcaaAAATAAGGCTGGACTTCCTCCCTGTGTTTCACATCTCTTGTCAAGTTGAAAGCATGGTTTTGCATCTCTGCACACTCATGTGCCCTTGTGTGATTTGGTTCTGTTTTGAAAACCCTCTACAACAATCTGTGGAGAAGCAAGAAAGTTATTAAATTATGAAGAGCTAGATTTTCTATTTCCTATTCATTGAACCAAGAGCTCTAATGCCTGTGCAGTTGAACAACCCTATGTTTATTGATTTTTCCTGTCTGTAACTTTTCTCAGGAATGAAATCTACATTGCTCCTTCAGGAGTCCAAAAGGAAAGAATACAGGTACATTGAATTGTTTTTTACCTGAGAGCTCATCTTAAGATAGatgaaagcatttttgtttagagtttcctttttccttatgTAAAGTTAGAAATTTGTTATACTAAGGACTGTATTACTGAAATAACAGAGGATTTTTCCCCAGTAGTCACTAGCATTGCAAGCCAATGTGTTTCAGTGGCTTGCATAGATTTATCTTGATGATTGCTTTGCTTTAACACAGAAGATTGTGAGACTCTAGAATTACTCCAGCTTTATGCTTTGTCCATTTTAATGACTTCACAGATGTCTGGCTACAGTTTCAAGTTACTGTGGCATTAATACTTTATCTTATTTAATTTGAGTGATTACAAGTCTTTGTCTTGATATAATCAGTAAATAGATGGGCACTCCCCATGAAAAGGTGACCTTGCCTATCTGTCTCCTTTATCcataaaaacctcaaaacatAAGTATGTGGGAGAATAGtgaattataaatattttatgacaGGAACTCCCCCAGAATAGAAAAATATGTGGAAAGTATTTGTTGTTTGATAGGTCTGAGGGTAAATACATTGAGAAATAGAAACCTGGGGTTTCACAGCAGTGCTCCCTGGCGATGTTAGTAAGAAGCTAGAATAAATGCAGTACATCACAGCATTTCTACAAAGTTTGTCACATTCCATAATAAATACATAGAGTATGTATTTGTCTCCctagaaggaaaatgaaactatTCAGGTCATCACAggtcaaaataatttcttgttttttacAGCCAGAAGATATATTTGTTTGTGACATAAATGAACGAGACATCAGTGTTCCTCCACCACACAAGAAACTAAAGAAAAGCCAGTGCACTCCACTTTTTATGAATGCCTACACTATGAGAGGTGTGTAGCCAGTGATGACTGAAACACTGTATATACACATTCACAAAACTGGAATTCTATACCATTTTCTGTATACATGGAGGTTACAgtgaaataaacattaaaatataaaataaattgatttgCAAAGGAATATGTACAACTGAAGGCAGTCTGTGGTAACATACAGTGCCATTTACATTTTAGTAGTTTAGTCATTtagacatttacattttaatctCATGTTGCTattcctctgatcatctttttgGCACTAATTTTCAGTGCGCTATACATTAGTAGGCTGCAGGAGTCACTGGGGAATTCACAGCAGTTTTATACCAGCAGTTTTACCTAATCAGCAACTATGTTTCAGATCCTTTTACAACAGTGGCTGGGATCAGAAGTTCTCAATTACAGAGAGGTGAAAAAAGTAGGaatggttttcttttgcaggtAGACAGTCACAGAGAGCTTTTGCTGCTGTGTAAGAATTACCTGGGATACTTCAGAAGGTATTTAGTGAGGCTCTTCTGATATTTCTGCACAAGAAGCTTACATTAGCACCCAAGGAAAACTGATTTCATATGTTTGGAAACACTGCAACTTTATAAGTAAATTTATTGCCTACCAATCTTTCCATCATGACATAATAATatggtttttttcacagactCACTGTATAACTGAAAGTACTAGCATAAAAGAAAGTCTTATGGAAGAAGTTTACTTCCATCTCACAAACAAGTTTAGGAATTCTTTAGAATCTCAGAACTCTGATATAGTTAGTGGAGTATTTCAGCTATTGCAGTAtgtaaagaaatataaaagtagtgtttttctttgaatttgtGCAAGTGGTTTCTCTCCTAGGTTTTATCACCAACCAGAAGTTAATACTACCGTCCTAAGACAGTCTGTAACTATCATTTATAGATAAGTAATTAGCTCACACCTTTATTTagatttctgtatatttttttcctctaatacAGTAGATCAGCTTTTGCTAAGATGCCTGGCCAAAGGAAATGAAGTACATGAGAAAACATTCTTTATAGACagactttcatattttttctagaagtatttttttcttttctctttttctgttctcaggGGCAGGAGCAGTGATTCATACTCATTCCAAGGCTGCTGTTATGGCTACCCTTCTTTACCCAGGGACTGAGTTCAGTATTACCCATCAGGAGATGATAAAAGGAATCCAGAAGTGTACCTCGGGAGGCCATTACAGGTACTTCCCTGTATCTGAGAAAAGAGCCAATGCTCTGATCATTTGCTTTCAGCAATATAAATAGATGACAAGTCATCTGAGTTGTGTGTGTTAAAGTGTGTAAAATAAAGTACAGGGAATGAGAAGCAAGACCTCTGGAATAAATCAGTCGTTATATTTCTTTAAGATAGTCTTAAACCTATGGAAGAGATCTAAGATAAAATCTTGTAATGTCAAAGCTACTGCagtctacagaaaaaaaccaaataaagtGTTATGGCTTCACAGATACCTGAAGAACAGAGTTGTTAACACATGTATACAATGTTAAACTGAAACTGGAGCCAAGCAACATTAGGTGAGATTGATAACATACAAACTAGAACTGGGTGAACTTCACATACAGCCTGTGCTAGTTCAGGGCATGTTAAGAGGGTAAAGGATTTCAGATTTATTTGacagactttgaaagaaaattcagaataaacAACTCATTAAAAGTAATGTCATTACTTTTCAAGGATAAGCTCTGAGGTAAGTGCTGAGTTATTCCAAATGATGTGTGATGGCTTGTTTTAAGGATTCCACCCACAGAGTGTTGAATTGAGATCTTCAAACACCATTTGTGTAATATGTGACAGCTAGTTGAAAAATTGAACTAAACtaaattctttcctctttttgatGTTAATTTTTGTAACTATTGCCCTTTGGTAAAGGAGCAAGCCATATGTCTTGCATGTGGTTTTACACCCAGGCatattttgttcagttttgaCAGGCTTGCCACCTTTACCTTCTTGTCAGCATTggcatttgtatttttcatctaGCAAAAGATACCCACTGTATTGAACTGTGTAACaactctgttttttaaaaaatccacagCAAGTTTCTTTATTGgatatacatttttaattctcAAACATGTACTTATTTGGATCCATATCTCTGAGTTGTTCTGTTCGATGCTGTTAATATAACAGAGAAactaaagaaaaccaaagctcCAGATGATATGGTTTCTAAGTACATATTCTTCCATACAAGACTGGTTCCACTGTTTTGCCTCACTCAAGGCTCCCCACtgacttcaaaataaatttgattCAGCATATATTTGTGTGAAGGGTTTGACAATATGTTGTTTTTAATAACATAAATCTTTTCTGGAAGCTATCCAGGAAAATGATCAAGATAAAATTATCAGAAGTATTTGTTGGCCTAAATACAATCCCAGGGATGCCAGAATAGTTTTACCCTAGACTTCAGTAGAAGGAGAACTAGATCTGTAATAAACAGCTTTGAGAATATGAGACTCTCCCAAGgtattttacataaaatgttTGGCTAAGTGTTGGCTGCTTATCTTTCACTAAAACTGAAGAGATACCAAGTATTGAACTCATTCAGTCTTCTTTAGCATTTGTAGAAATTAATTCTTGATCAAAAGCTTATGGTTAAGGTTAGGAATGTTATCGTATTTCTACCTGCTCAGGTATAAACTCCAAACTCAGGTCCAAGTAGGAAGCCAAACCTAGGAAATCAGTCCCTTAGCTTATTTGGCCTCACTAGTAGCAAACAGTCAAAGGAAAACTACAAAAAccacttcattttcttcatttgctatttttatAGACTTCCTCAAGAAAACATCAGCATTGAAGACTGTAAAGGATGACACTTTGCCATTTTCTGAGTATCTGATTTGAAGTGCAAGCTGTATTATTTTTACCATtactttctctctctgttttataaaaataagcacTAGTGCCATCCAGTCATGAAATATCTATGTGATCTCAATGATGAATCTGATCCTGAACTGGGGActtattaaaacatttaaacaagTTTCTGCCAGTGTTAATTAAGGTTCAAACAATGCCAAATATCCAAGTCCTCCTTCAGAAGAAACTGTTAGGCAAGTTCCACTGAGTAACATGCATCATCTTGTCTTTGGAACTGGGGTTCTCAGGCTCTCTTAAGATCACATATAGCCCACCAATGGCTGCATcacagagaatttatttttcatctgttgaCTCTACTTTCTATTTATATGCCTTAGAAGGACAATCTTATTTCCAGGGGCTTTTTGGAATacctaaattaattttgttctgctctccagcaaacagcttcatttccttcttctgtgctgtgattcttttaaataatttaatctgAGATAAAGCTTGTAGGTGATGCCAATACAGGATGAAAAGAGTCTGAAAAAGTGGTAAAGTGACTCAACTACAAAGTGATATGGGAACAAACAGCTCCACCTAAAACATTAAAGTGTTCATTTCTTTTTGTGCCTCAAGTGCAGCTCAGGTACTGCCAGCATAGCAAACATTTGAGAGTGAGAGATGTTTCTGAGAGGTCTTACACTATGGCATGACTCACAAGAACATAGAATCACTAGTGTTGAGGATTTGTTAACATCTTTACACAAAGAAGAATCTTTCTTAGGGAAAAGCTTCATCCATCCAAAcagagcatttttaaaaatacgtGAACATTCGTTTTTCTTCTAGATATGATGATACACTAGTGGTGCCCATTATTGAGAATACACCAGAAGAGAAAGATCTCAAGGGAAGAATGGCACATGCACTGGAAAAATACCCAGACTCTTGTGCTGTGTTGGTCAGACGTCACGGAGTTTACGTATGGGGAGAAACATgggaaaaagccaaaacaatGTGAGTACAATTTAGGAACATTGTGTCATTAATGTCTGTGTATTTCTGGTCAATGGACAATGGTTCAGAACATTAAGTTCTGACCTCACTGAGCATATAGGGAGCTTTTGGGAATGGCTTCACTCATGATTCCACTTCATTATTCCCTTTCATATCTCTGCTATTATATGACACCTGCCAATATTGTTTGTGTATTCTTCCCTATTCCCATTTTTGGAATTTACTTCCTTGTTTGCTGATGTAAATGCAACAAATCAGCATCATGTAGCAAAAATGCTGGGTATTTTCCATACTGGAGCAATGGAAATAAATTACTATAGAGCTGTCCAGTCAGACCATTGCATTGGTAATACAcagttgaaggaaaaaaaacattacttttcataaaacatgaaaagacTTATGCcttattttacatttcacttttctcctttaattttaGGTGTGAGTGTTATGATTACTTGTTTGATATCGCAGTGCAGATGAAGCAGCATGGACTGGATCCTTCAAAACATCCAACAGGAGAAAATGAGAACTTGTAAATGACAACAAGAGTCATAGCACAGTGTGAATTTATCTGTAGCAATGATCTGTTTGAATGGAGACACTACAGATGACACCATCTCTTCAGCCTGCTTTTCTACTCAGGAAAATTGACTACAACAGATCTCCCCCTGCTCTATTACCACTGCAGTCGTGTCTATACctgaaataatgcttttttaCAACACAATGCAGCAAAAGGATATGTATTAATAGCTAAATATGTCCTGTGCATATTTAGCATCTATGTATAGCGTGGAGtgcaattactttttaaaactaaaatgtgTCAGGCATTATCAGCAAAAGTCAACGGAGCAGGAAGCCCAGGCAGCTAAGATATACAGAGATACCTGAACACCCACTTTTATTCTTCAGCTCGCAGGGTATTTCAATCTATTTCAGTTGTATTGCTTGTACAGTGGGctgttggtcttttttttttccccagcagaagtGTCTGGTTGCTGTTTGATTGTTTCATTGGTTAGTGTCAGCTTTTTACCTCGTGCAGCAAGTTACCATGACACGAGCAATGCT
This region includes:
- the APIP gene encoding methylthioribulose-1-phosphate dehydratase isoform X1, whose protein sequence is MEAAANARPAAQEMLHPRNLIPELCKLFYDLGWVTGTGGGISLKHGNEIYIAPSGVQKERIQPEDIFVCDINERDISVPPPHKKLKKSQCTPLFMNAYTMRGAGAVIHTHSKAAVMATLLYPGTEFSITHQEMIKGIQKCTSGGHYRYDDTLVVPIIENTPEEKDLKGRMAHALEKYPDSCAVLVRRHGVYVWGETWEKAKTMCECYDYLFDIAVQMKQHGLDPSKHPTGENENL
- the APIP gene encoding methylthioribulose-1-phosphate dehydratase isoform X2 yields the protein MLHPRNLIPELCKLFYDLGWVTGTGGGISLKHGNEIYIAPSGVQKERIQPEDIFVCDINERDISVPPPHKKLKKSQCTPLFMNAYTMRGAGAVIHTHSKAAVMATLLYPGTEFSITHQEMIKGIQKCTSGGHYRYDDTLVVPIIENTPEEKDLKGRMAHALEKYPDSCAVLVRRHGVYVWGETWEKAKTMCECYDYLFDIAVQMKQHGLDPSKHPTGENENL